In Antechinus flavipes isolate AdamAnt ecotype Samford, QLD, Australia chromosome 3, AdamAnt_v2, whole genome shotgun sequence, a genomic segment contains:
- the SLC66A1 gene encoding lysosomal amino acid transporter 1 homolog isoform X1 produces the protein MVWKNFGSKVFEAENFSSCPNGSRWIWDVFGECAQDGWDVASVILGLSSIFCFIAATFPQYIKACRTGNMDQAISIWFLLGWLSGDSCNLVGSFLANQLPLQTYTAIYYVLADLLMISLYFYYKYRNRQRFLISAPINAAFLFVSLGAVSAIPLLLQLSPSSPQEVFRSRTLLTMEPTDKPFTKQEIIGFTIGSTSSLLYLLSRLPQIYTNFQRKSTQGISYSLFAMVILGNMMYGLSVLLKNPEPGQTESSFLLHHLPWIIGSLGVLLLDVIISIQFLIYREHSSSSETEPLLGQNPS, from the exons ATGGTCTGGAAGAACTTTGGCTCTAAGGTGTTCGAAGCGGAGAACTTCTCCAGCTGTCCCAATGGCTCCCGTTGGATCTGGGATGTGTTCGGCGAGTGTGCCCAGGATGGATGGGACGTAGCCAGTGTGATCTTGGGCCTGTCTTCAATATTCTGTTTTATTGCTGCTACCTTCCC CCAGTACATCAAGGCCTGCAGGACGGGCAACATGGACCAGGCCATTTCCATTTGGTTCCTGCTGGGCTGGCTGAGCGGAGACTCCTGCAACCTCGTGGGCTCTTTCCTTGCCAATCAGCTGCCTCTGCAG aCCTACACCGCCATCTACTATGTGCTGGCCGACCTCCTCATGATATCCCTCTACTTCTACTACAAGTATAGAAACCGGCAGCGCTTCTTGA TATCGGCCCCCATCAACGCAGCTTTCCTGTTCGTCTCCTTGGGGGCGGTGTCCGCCATCCCCCTGCTCCTGCAGCTCAGCCCCTCCTCCCCACAGGAGGTCTTCCGGAGTAGGACCCTCCTGACTATGGAACCCACTGATAAA cccttCACCAAGCAGGAGATCATCGGCTTCACCATCGGCTCCACCTCCAGCTTGCTGTACCTGCTGTCTCGCCTGCCCCAGATCTACACCAAC TTCCAGAGGAAGTCCACCCAGGGAATCTCCTACTCCCTCTTTGCCATGGTGATTTTGGGTAACATGATGTACGGACTGAGCGTGCTCCTGAAGAATCCGGAGCCCGGACAGACGGAGAGCAGCTTCCTGCTCCACCACCTCCCCTGGATCATCGGCAGCCTGGGCGTGCTCCTGCTGGACGTCATC